A window of the Rhizobium brockwellii genome harbors these coding sequences:
- a CDS encoding SRPBCC family protein: MIYSAATVPVNPEGETPLTHAEAWRGLEHKARDARLFLPAGLCTRCDVVEESPTHFVREATIAGQDLREIITLEQQSKVTFFQATGPREGAIINELFEDEEGALQLRFYCYLGLRGKQPNGPEEQAEQAQFDGETGYKAALLSTLKRTRQLLAEGKL; encoded by the coding sequence ATGATCTATTCCGCAGCCACAGTTCCGGTGAACCCGGAAGGAGAAACCCCTTTGACGCACGCTGAGGCCTGGCGAGGTCTCGAACACAAGGCACGCGACGCCCGGCTCTTTCTTCCCGCCGGTCTCTGCACCCGCTGCGACGTCGTCGAGGAAAGCCCGACCCACTTCGTGCGCGAGGCGACAATTGCCGGGCAGGATCTGCGCGAGATCATCACTCTCGAACAGCAAAGCAAGGTCACCTTCTTTCAGGCAACGGGGCCACGCGAGGGAGCGATCATCAACGAGCTCTTCGAGGATGAAGAAGGTGCCTTGCAGCTGCGCTTCTACTGCTATCTCGGCCTGCGCGGCAAACAGCCGAACGGCCCGGAAGAGCAGGCCGAGCAGGCACAATTCGATGGCGAAACGGGCTACAAGGCCGCACTGCTGTCGACGCTGAAGCGGACCCGCCAACTGCTGGCAGAGGGAAAGCTCTGA
- a CDS encoding VOC family protein, whose translation MSRDQKPATQPDDPERRAILRAAGGVAIGGIAAALAGDATASAQAPIATGDPGSLGARLQGVQHFGLTVQNMERAYEFYTAVLGGTEVFRHGDFQGDAVQNTLLADQEILANQLGVNPRTIGVPDLRDGAQRLDVRFIQFDNVVIELLQYRDADQPMGGPKAFAEPVEHMSPAFPRMMHICFYVRDDVDFNQFIADLEAESARRGMTQVRANRIIRVSTEDERKAAPQSANTNKVTVAPSDGWELIYCKGPEGEQLEFVKALGPVKKRFADALAAHLQLASAK comes from the coding sequence ATGTCTCGCGATCAAAAGCCAGCTACCCAACCGGACGACCCGGAGCGCCGCGCCATCCTTCGCGCCGCCGGAGGCGTTGCAATCGGCGGAATTGCCGCTGCCCTCGCAGGCGATGCAACTGCGTCCGCACAAGCGCCAATCGCAACCGGCGATCCAGGTTCGCTGGGTGCCCGGCTTCAAGGCGTACAGCATTTCGGCCTGACCGTGCAGAACATGGAACGCGCCTACGAGTTCTACACAGCCGTACTCGGTGGGACCGAAGTCTTCCGCCATGGTGACTTTCAAGGCGACGCCGTACAGAACACGCTGCTTGCCGACCAGGAAATCCTGGCCAATCAGCTCGGCGTCAATCCGCGGACGATCGGCGTGCCTGACCTCAGGGACGGCGCCCAACGCCTCGATGTGCGCTTCATCCAGTTCGACAACGTCGTCATTGAGCTCTTGCAGTATCGCGATGCGGACCAACCGATGGGTGGCCCCAAGGCGTTCGCGGAACCTGTGGAGCACATGAGCCCGGCTTTTCCGCGAATGATGCACATCTGCTTCTATGTCCGGGATGATGTCGACTTCAATCAGTTTATCGCCGATCTCGAGGCGGAGTCCGCGCGACGTGGCATGACGCAGGTGCGGGCAAATCGCATCATACGTGTTTCGACAGAAGACGAACGAAAGGCGGCCCCCCAGAGCGCCAACACCAACAAGGTGACCGTTGCGCCATCAGACGGCTGGGAACTGATCTATTGCAAGGGCCCGGAGGGGGAACAACTGGAGTTCGTGAAGGCGCTTGGACCCGTGAAAAAGCGGTTTGCCGATGCATTGGCGGCGCATCTGCAACTTGCGAGCGCGAAGTAG
- a CDS encoding SDR family oxidoreductase, whose translation MTILVTGATGNVGRQVVEHLVKRGADVRALVRDPSKAEFPAGVSVVQGDFLDVDSLRNAMSGVSTLFLLNAVVPDEFTQALIALNVARSAGIERIVYLSVIHADLYVNVPHFAGKFGVERMIEQMGFNATILRPAYFIQNDLTVKDVITGYGAYPMPVGAKGLAMIDVRDIAEIAALELLRREQSAEPLALDRINLVGPETLTGADIAAIWSDVLARPIHYGGDNTEGFEQNLKQFMPAWMAYDMRLMGERFLTDGMLPEAGDVERLTKLLGRPLRSYSAFAAESVASA comes from the coding sequence ATGACCATTCTCGTTACCGGCGCCACAGGCAATGTTGGCCGCCAAGTCGTCGAACACCTCGTCAAGCGCGGCGCCGATGTCCGTGCTCTTGTCCGCGACCCGTCGAAAGCCGAATTCCCGGCTGGCGTCAGCGTCGTGCAGGGCGACTTCCTCGACGTCGACTCGCTGCGTAACGCCATGTCAGGCGTGTCGACCCTTTTCCTGCTCAACGCCGTGGTGCCGGACGAATTCACCCAGGCTTTGATCGCGCTGAACGTCGCCCGATCGGCCGGCATCGAGCGGATCGTCTATCTCTCGGTGATCCACGCCGACCTCTACGTGAACGTGCCGCATTTCGCCGGCAAGTTCGGGGTCGAGCGAATGATCGAGCAGATGGGTTTCAATGCGACGATCCTGCGCCCGGCCTACTTCATCCAGAACGATCTGACGGTCAAAGACGTCATCACCGGCTACGGCGCCTACCCGATGCCGGTCGGCGCCAAGGGTCTCGCCATGATCGACGTCCGTGATATCGCCGAGATCGCCGCCCTTGAGCTGCTGCGCCGCGAACAGTCTGCAGAGCCGCTGGCGCTCGACCGGATCAACCTGGTCGGTCCGGAGACGCTGACTGGGGCGGATATCGCCGCCATCTGGTCAGACGTGCTCGCCCGCCCGATCCACTATGGCGGCGACAATACCGAGGGCTTCGAGCAGAATCTCAAGCAGTTCATGCCCGCCTGGATGGCCTACGACATGCGGCTGATGGGCGAGCGCTTCCTGACCGACGGCATGCTGCCCGAGGCCGGTGACGTCGAGCGCCTGACAAAGCTGCTCGGCCGCCCGCTGCGCTCCTATTCCGCCTTCGCCGCGGAATCTGTTGCTTCCGCCTGA
- a CDS encoding LysR family transcriptional regulator, with product MDRFEAMSVLLAVVEAGSLSAGARRLHAPLATVSRKVTDLEKHLGVRLVLRTRRGLAVTEEGRAFVAASRRILEELDAAERQANGDYSALRGGLHVTAPIAFGERHLLPIALEFLKEQPDINLRLSLVDRQLSLADEHVDVALRIGHLADSALIATRVGTVRRVICASPDYLARRGVPRQPDDLAQHDGISFQGFATAPEWRYRRDGAAFAVEPRYKLAVNTTEAAIQAALAGIGIIRVLSYQISDQLRSGALQELLTEFAPEPLPVNVVHGPADPLPLKVRCFLDWIAPRLRAQMAR from the coding sequence ATGGATCGGTTCGAAGCAATGTCGGTGCTGCTGGCGGTGGTCGAGGCAGGCAGCCTCTCGGCCGGGGCGCGGCGACTGCATGCACCGCTCGCCACGGTCAGCCGCAAGGTCACCGATCTCGAAAAGCACCTTGGCGTGCGCTTGGTCCTGCGCACCCGCCGCGGCCTCGCCGTGACGGAGGAGGGGCGCGCCTTCGTCGCCGCGTCACGTCGCATTCTAGAGGAACTGGACGCGGCGGAGCGGCAAGCCAACGGCGATTACAGCGCGCTGCGTGGCGGGCTGCACGTGACCGCACCGATTGCCTTCGGCGAGCGCCATCTGCTGCCAATTGCGCTGGAATTCCTGAAGGAGCAACCCGATATCAACCTGCGCCTGAGCCTGGTCGATCGGCAGCTAAGTCTGGCGGATGAGCACGTCGATGTGGCCCTGCGGATCGGGCATCTGGCGGACAGCGCGCTTATCGCAACGCGCGTGGGCACCGTCCGCCGGGTGATCTGCGCGAGCCCCGACTATCTCGCCCGCCGAGGAGTGCCGCGTCAGCCGGATGACCTCGCCCAGCATGACGGCATAAGCTTCCAGGGCTTCGCAACCGCGCCGGAATGGCGCTACCGCCGGGATGGCGCGGCCTTTGCCGTCGAGCCGCGCTACAAACTCGCGGTCAACACGACGGAGGCTGCCATTCAGGCAGCACTGGCCGGTATCGGCATTATCCGCGTGCTTTCTTACCAGATCTCCGATCAATTGCGCTCCGGCGCGCTGCAGGAATTGCTGACGGAGTTCGCACCGGAACCGCTTCCGGTGAACGTTGTCCATGGACCAGCCGATCCCCTGCCGCTGAAGGTGCGTTGCTTCCTCGACTGGATCGCGCCCCGCCTACGCGCGCAGATGGCTCGCTAG
- a CDS encoding MFS transporter — protein MYFSIGIVLIYGFSVFIVPITEETGWDRTVVAAVVAPIAVVNGLMSPVVGALTDRFGPRRVLAVSSMSMAIGLIGVGIASQNLTTFIVAVAVASLMGAAQTGVPYTYVVVGWFSARRGLALGVMLSFVGLGIATLPPFLALLISEWGWRFAFMAAGLISMAVTLPVALFAIRDPPVLQRPDRTGGEGHTVRRAVETASFWLMLGAFFLNYFAAAAGSISLPVVLADRGADPAMAALVMSLVGLSFIVMRLGFGALLDRFPPVPLTSLAFLSPVIGHFILLNSEGLIPVYVSAVFFGLATGAEGDAIGYLLSKRFGMRSFGKLFGINYMALTMGAGLGPASLHIMAAEGTRYVEAFSIFAGIAVIAPILLMLDRRTRALTR, from the coding sequence ATGTATTTCAGCATCGGGATCGTGCTGATCTATGGCTTCAGCGTTTTCATCGTGCCGATCACCGAGGAAACTGGGTGGGATCGGACCGTTGTGGCCGCCGTCGTCGCACCGATAGCCGTCGTAAACGGTCTTATGTCGCCTGTAGTGGGGGCGTTGACGGATCGGTTCGGCCCGCGCCGGGTGCTTGCCGTATCGTCCATGTCGATGGCGATCGGCCTTATCGGGGTGGGCATTGCGTCGCAGAATTTGACCACATTCATCGTGGCCGTCGCCGTAGCAAGCCTTATGGGTGCCGCGCAGACCGGCGTGCCCTACACCTATGTGGTGGTCGGATGGTTCTCCGCGCGACGCGGTCTCGCACTGGGTGTCATGCTTTCCTTCGTGGGGCTTGGGATCGCAACGCTTCCTCCGTTCCTTGCATTGCTGATTTCCGAGTGGGGCTGGCGCTTTGCCTTCATGGCAGCCGGTCTGATATCGATGGCGGTCACGCTTCCCGTCGCGCTTTTCGCCATTCGTGATCCACCCGTGCTTCAGCGACCCGACCGCACAGGGGGCGAGGGCCACACTGTTCGCCGGGCGGTGGAGACGGCAAGCTTCTGGTTGATGCTGGGCGCATTCTTTCTCAACTACTTCGCCGCTGCAGCCGGGTCTATTTCGCTCCCTGTCGTGCTGGCGGATCGCGGAGCGGATCCGGCAATGGCGGCCTTGGTCATGAGCCTTGTGGGGTTGTCCTTCATTGTCATGCGTCTCGGCTTCGGGGCATTGCTCGATCGATTTCCCCCGGTCCCGTTGACCAGCCTGGCTTTTCTGTCACCCGTTATCGGTCATTTCATTCTGTTGAATTCCGAAGGTCTGATCCCGGTCTATGTCAGCGCCGTATTCTTCGGCCTCGCCACCGGAGCAGAGGGCGACGCGATCGGTTACCTGCTGTCGAAACGCTTCGGAATGCGAAGCTTCGGCAAGCTCTTCGGCATCAACTACATGGCTTTGACCATGGGCGCTGGACTTGGCCCGGCATCGCTGCACATCATGGCCGCCGAAGGTACGCGCTACGTCGAGGCCTTCTCAATCTTCGCGGGCATTGCCGTGATCGCTCCGATCCTTCTCATGTTGGATCGCCGTACGCGAGCGCTGACGCGCTAG
- a CDS encoding type 1 glutamine amidotransferase domain-containing protein has product MKILMVLTSHDQLGNTGRKTGFWLEEFAAPYYAFLEAGADITVASPKGGQPPLDPKSDEPGFQTDQTRRFHADPDAQAVLASTVKLASVSHDDYDAVFYPGGHGPLWDLAEDRNSIALIQSLYQAGKPVAFVCHAPGVLRHVKALDGTPLVQGRQVTGFKNSEEDGVGLTQVVPFLVEDMLKENGGVYSSGDDWSSYAVKDGLLITGQNPGSSVETAGILLAAVTAAKAA; this is encoded by the coding sequence ATGAAAATCCTCATGGTTCTCACCTCGCACGACCAACTGGGCAATACCGGCCGGAAGACCGGCTTCTGGCTCGAAGAGTTCGCCGCCCCCTATTATGCCTTCCTCGAAGCCGGCGCCGATATCACCGTCGCATCGCCGAAGGGCGGACAGCCGCCGCTCGACCCGAAGAGCGACGAACCGGGCTTCCAGACCGACCAGACCCGCCGCTTCCATGCCGACCCGGATGCCCAGGCCGTGCTCGCCTCGACCGTAAAGCTCGCTTCGGTCTCCCATGACGATTACGACGCCGTGTTTTATCCGGGCGGCCATGGCCCGCTTTGGGATCTGGCGGAAGACAGGAATTCGATCGCCCTCATCCAATCGCTCTATCAGGCCGGCAAGCCCGTCGCCTTTGTCTGCCACGCGCCGGGTGTGCTGCGCCACGTCAAGGCTTTGGACGGCACGCCGCTGGTTCAGGGCAGACAAGTCACCGGCTTCAAGAACTCCGAGGAAGACGGCGTCGGCCTCACCCAGGTGGTGCCGTTCCTGGTCGAGGACATGTTGAAGGAGAACGGCGGCGTCTATTCCAGCGGCGATGACTGGTCGTCCTATGCGGTGAAGGACGGCCTGCTGATCACCGGGCAGAACCCCGGCTCATCGGTGGAAACCGCCGGCATTCTGCTCGCCGCCGTGACGGCGGCAAAGGCCGCCTGA
- a CDS encoding putative quinol monooxygenase, giving the protein MITTLRLQASAILLGGLLVGPVLRTDALAQEGPGQGYAKIASGAYSVVAEVRAKPGKEAELRAVTLPLIDLVRSDPANLVYFLQEDREAPGHFIFYEIFANEADFEAHNAMPYVKEWFAKLPELADGGVKVMRMQILAPAGD; this is encoded by the coding sequence ATGATCACAACGCTGCGGCTGCAAGCTTCGGCTATTCTGCTCGGGGGCCTGCTCGTGGGACCCGTTCTCCGAACGGACGCGCTCGCACAGGAAGGCCCGGGCCAGGGCTATGCCAAAATTGCAAGTGGAGCCTATTCGGTTGTTGCCGAGGTCCGTGCCAAACCGGGCAAGGAGGCCGAACTACGGGCCGTCACGCTTCCTCTCATTGACCTTGTCCGCAGCGATCCCGCAAACCTCGTCTATTTTCTTCAGGAGGACCGTGAGGCCCCCGGACACTTCATCTTCTACGAGATATTCGCCAACGAAGCCGACTTTGAGGCTCATAACGCCATGCCGTATGTGAAGGAGTGGTTTGCCAAGCTGCCCGAACTCGCCGATGGCGGAGTGAAGGTGATGCGAATGCAGATCCTCGCGCCGGCTGGCGACTA
- a CDS encoding LysR family transcriptional regulator: MDLLALADFNLVARHGGFGKAARATGRPKATLSRRVAELESSLALRLFERGARNLKLTEEGRALFERTGALLAELDETAAAIASGGQKPKGRLRISAPLHFSQTAMGRIAAGFALQYPEVRLEVTSEDRPVDMIEEGYDLVIRVNPDPDESLVGRAFLRDRLVVVASPELPRPTGGRAAPGVARGAGEAQTWQVKTPGGRSTIRIEPVLTLATLIMVRDAVRAGVGAGRLPISLVSRDLADGTLVNWGDIDGPEIALWTLYPSRRLLSARVSAFLDFLKQAFPHGTADELAAYIGR, from the coding sequence ATGGATCTTCTTGCGCTTGCCGATTTCAATCTGGTTGCCCGCCATGGTGGCTTCGGCAAAGCGGCAAGGGCCACCGGCCGGCCGAAGGCAACCCTGTCGCGGCGTGTTGCCGAGCTGGAAAGCAGCCTCGCTCTGCGGCTGTTTGAACGGGGTGCGCGTAACCTGAAGCTCACCGAGGAAGGACGGGCGCTGTTCGAGCGGACAGGGGCGTTGCTCGCCGAACTGGACGAGACGGCTGCGGCGATTGCCTCGGGCGGTCAAAAGCCCAAGGGAAGATTGCGGATCAGCGCACCGTTGCATTTTTCCCAGACCGCGATGGGCAGGATCGCTGCGGGCTTTGCCCTCCAATATCCGGAGGTGAGGCTTGAGGTGACGAGTGAGGACCGGCCTGTCGATATGATCGAGGAAGGCTACGATCTGGTCATCCGGGTCAATCCGGATCCCGACGAAAGCCTGGTCGGACGGGCGTTTCTCCGCGACCGGCTGGTGGTGGTGGCAAGCCCCGAGCTCCCCCGCCCGACCGGCGGACGTGCCGCTCCCGGCGTCGCGCGCGGCGCAGGCGAAGCGCAAACATGGCAGGTGAAGACACCAGGCGGCCGGTCGACGATCAGGATCGAACCTGTGCTCACCTTGGCGACGCTCATCATGGTCCGGGATGCGGTGCGCGCCGGCGTCGGTGCAGGACGTCTTCCGATTTCGCTGGTGAGCCGTGACCTGGCGGACGGCACATTGGTCAATTGGGGCGATATCGACGGCCCCGAGATCGCTCTCTGGACGCTCTACCCCTCCCGGCGGCTGCTCAGCGCGCGCGTCTCGGCGTTCCTGGACTTTCTCAAACAAGCCTTCCCCCATGGGACGGCTGACGAATTGGCCGCCTATATCGGCCGGTGA
- a CDS encoding ATP-binding protein, with the protein MLSYFFGPYVLVPERQSLTRDQTAVRVGSRALEILAALIERPGELVGKAELVSRVWPDTFVEESNLKVNVAALRRALGDAPGDMQYIATVSGRGYRFVFPVRISGQSDTSVTATSQGARTNNLPVSTTRLVGRGDAVDAIRCAVEVSRLLTIVGPGGVGKTRLALAIADQLTAAYHDGIWFVDLATVNDATLVPTAIATAMGLRVHSANIKAAVAAFATDREFMLVLDNCEHVIEAVASCAETLLAAAARVRILATSREPIRVVGEQVYRLPPLETPPEVSELSAAQALAFPAVELFVERAAGSRGEFKLNDGNAPVAAEICRRLDGLALAIELAAPRLDAFSTRELLDLLADQSHVLSDRRCGDPRHHTLAATLDWSYGLLGEPERVLLRRLSVFAGAFSLESACAVAVDKGHARSGCIHGVANLVAKSLISTERGELGTHYRLLDTTRKYALQKLAESGESNSLRQRHAEHLLELAKRAEAEWKIRPTAQWLAEYGRKMDDIRGALGWAFSGNRSVATGVALTVAALPFWEHLSLLEECRTGVELALSRCFADFRSASDEMKLQLAYGTALLHTRGPLPEVKTAWTTALGSAEVLNDTEYMLRCLWGLCDYFTWTGDHQSALGMADRIRRLATDRGDLDARNNVDRQTGTALRYLGELAEARRHLERMISRYAPPVTRSDIARFQLDPRSAARGTLANVTWLQGHPDKAVAMAQRQLEEARASQHALALCNAIVHTTCPIALWTGDLAAAERLLVGIEAHVAEHAMSIWSAMSRCLRAEWLLQSGDPSGLAMLRGALDELLVVGFRMRCPFYIGVYAAGLGDHGDVDAGQTAIGEAVALSASTGEIWCMPELLRIKAVLLGKESANRSVKTAEALYFQSLDLARHQGALSWELRAATALAEHWAQSGQSERVGGLLAPIYRRFGEGLTTRDLVKARALLDTLGDAGKGSKSAARQARRDGHTHPNS; encoded by the coding sequence GTGCTTTCCTACTTCTTTGGCCCGTACGTACTTGTACCAGAACGGCAGTCGCTGACGCGGGATCAGACGGCCGTTCGTGTCGGTAGCCGCGCACTGGAAATTTTGGCGGCGCTGATCGAACGTCCCGGCGAACTGGTGGGCAAGGCTGAGCTTGTGTCGCGCGTCTGGCCGGATACCTTCGTCGAGGAAAGCAATCTCAAGGTAAACGTTGCAGCTCTTCGTCGCGCGCTTGGCGATGCTCCGGGCGACATGCAATACATAGCGACGGTGAGCGGCCGGGGTTATCGGTTCGTCTTTCCCGTGCGTATTTCGGGCCAGAGTGACACCTCCGTCACGGCGACGTCTCAAGGTGCCCGCACGAACAATCTGCCTGTTTCAACAACCCGTTTGGTGGGAAGAGGCGATGCTGTTGATGCAATCCGGTGCGCAGTTGAGGTATCGCGCCTCTTGACGATCGTTGGCCCGGGTGGCGTCGGCAAGACGAGGTTGGCTCTCGCAATAGCTGATCAACTTACTGCTGCGTATCACGATGGCATCTGGTTCGTTGATCTGGCGACCGTGAACGATGCGACTCTCGTACCGACGGCGATCGCCACGGCGATGGGATTGAGGGTCCACTCGGCGAATATCAAAGCTGCGGTCGCCGCCTTCGCAACCGACCGGGAATTCATGCTTGTGCTCGACAATTGTGAGCACGTCATCGAAGCGGTGGCCTCCTGCGCAGAAACGCTCCTGGCCGCCGCCGCGAGGGTACGGATTCTCGCCACGAGCCGTGAACCCATACGGGTTGTCGGAGAACAGGTCTATCGCCTGCCGCCTCTCGAAACACCACCCGAAGTGTCCGAACTTTCCGCAGCCCAGGCTTTGGCGTTCCCAGCGGTGGAGCTCTTCGTCGAGCGCGCGGCCGGAAGTCGCGGCGAGTTCAAGCTTAACGACGGGAACGCGCCAGTCGCTGCTGAGATCTGCCGCAGGCTCGATGGGCTGGCACTCGCGATCGAACTCGCCGCGCCGCGGCTGGATGCGTTCAGTACACGCGAGCTCCTCGACCTTCTCGCCGATCAATCTCATGTGTTGAGCGATAGGCGGTGTGGCGACCCTCGCCACCACACCTTGGCTGCAACGCTGGACTGGAGCTATGGCCTGCTCGGCGAGCCTGAGCGCGTCCTGCTGCGACGCCTCTCGGTCTTTGCTGGCGCCTTCAGTCTCGAATCGGCCTGCGCCGTTGCAGTCGACAAGGGTCATGCCCGCTCCGGATGCATTCACGGTGTCGCGAACCTCGTTGCGAAGTCGCTTATATCGACGGAGAGAGGAGAGCTCGGGACGCATTACAGATTGCTCGATACAACCCGCAAATATGCGCTGCAGAAACTTGCCGAGAGCGGCGAAAGCAACAGCCTACGCCAGCGCCACGCCGAACATCTCCTCGAACTCGCCAAACGCGCCGAGGCGGAATGGAAAATCCGGCCGACGGCCCAATGGCTCGCCGAGTACGGGCGAAAGATGGACGATATCCGCGGTGCTTTGGGCTGGGCGTTCTCCGGGAACCGCAGCGTTGCCACCGGCGTAGCGCTCACGGTTGCTGCTCTCCCGTTTTGGGAACATCTATCGCTCCTGGAGGAGTGCCGCACCGGGGTAGAACTCGCCCTCAGTCGTTGTTTTGCCGATTTCCGCAGTGCGAGCGACGAGATGAAGCTGCAGCTTGCCTATGGCACGGCGCTGCTTCACACCCGCGGCCCGCTACCCGAAGTCAAGACCGCCTGGACCACAGCCCTCGGCTCCGCCGAAGTGCTCAACGACACCGAATACATGCTCAGGTGCCTGTGGGGATTATGTGACTATTTCACCTGGACGGGCGATCACCAATCGGCCTTGGGGATGGCGGATCGGATAAGAAGGCTGGCAACCGACCGCGGCGATCTGGATGCACGCAACAATGTCGATAGGCAGACTGGAACCGCTCTGCGCTACCTGGGAGAGCTTGCCGAGGCACGGCGTCACCTCGAACGCATGATCTCCCGATATGCCCCTCCCGTGACCCGTTCCGACATTGCGCGTTTCCAGTTGGACCCACGATCTGCGGCAAGGGGCACCCTTGCGAACGTCACGTGGCTGCAGGGGCATCCTGACAAGGCGGTTGCCATGGCGCAGCGTCAATTGGAAGAGGCACGGGCCTCGCAGCACGCCCTCGCGCTCTGCAATGCCATCGTCCACACAACCTGCCCCATTGCGTTGTGGACGGGAGACCTTGCTGCCGCGGAGCGCCTGCTTGTTGGTATCGAAGCCCATGTCGCGGAGCACGCGATGTCGATTTGGAGTGCCATGAGCCGCTGCCTGCGCGCAGAATGGTTGCTGCAAAGCGGTGATCCGTCTGGACTGGCGATGTTGAGAGGCGCGCTCGATGAGCTTCTTGTGGTCGGTTTCCGCATGCGTTGCCCTTTCTACATCGGCGTTTACGCTGCTGGTCTGGGGGATCATGGGGACGTTGATGCGGGGCAGACCGCGATCGGCGAGGCAGTCGCGCTTTCGGCATCGACCGGCGAAATCTGGTGCATGCCGGAACTGCTGCGCATAAAGGCGGTTTTGTTGGGCAAGGAAAGCGCCAACCGGTCGGTAAAAACCGCAGAAGCCCTTTATTTTCAGTCGCTCGACCTCGCGCGCCACCAAGGTGCACTGTCATGGGAGTTGCGCGCCGCAACGGCGCTCGCCGAGCATTGGGCTCAGTCGGGACAAAGCGAAAGGGTTGGCGGGCTTCTGGCACCGATTTATCGACGCTTCGGCGAAGGGCTCACCACCCGCGATCTGGTGAAGGCGCGCGCACTCCTCGATACCTTGGGGGATGCCGGCAAGGGGAGCAAAAGCGCTGCTCGTCAGGCTCGTCGCGATGGGCATACACATCCGAACTCCTAG
- a CDS encoding MBL fold metallo-hydrolase, whose product MPQLSRRAFASALPLGLIGGSLLGGDLIGGALAPALAATQDTAQTPVSVTPLAQIRIGRFTVTALTDGYADMPYDYFPGRAAAEVEQAAIAQFTARPSGVRFLFNQYLVEDGERRILIDAGPAGSIGQTGELPQALSALGLQRDQIDAVIVTHMHQDHMGGLIVGGKNNYPKAELYIDRRDVTHWTDPAKRSGAPDYLQTSFHMAEEVVRLYPKLQAIDGEREIVRGVSIVDLTGHTPGHIGVRVEDGGQSLIMVSDMIFPVVHPGATDVFFLFEQDPAAAKAMRDRFFPRAASEGALIAATHMPFPGLGRVVADRGQVRWQVADWALQN is encoded by the coding sequence ATGCCTCAACTTTCACGTCGCGCCTTTGCCAGCGCGCTTCCTTTGGGCCTCATCGGGGGGAGCCTCCTCGGGGGAGACCTGATCGGTGGCGCTCTCGCACCCGCCCTTGCCGCGACGCAGGATACCGCTCAGACGCCGGTCAGCGTTACGCCGCTGGCGCAGATCCGCATTGGCCGCTTCACGGTGACAGCCCTGACCGACGGGTATGCCGATATGCCCTACGACTATTTCCCGGGACGCGCCGCGGCCGAGGTCGAACAGGCGGCAATCGCGCAGTTCACCGCCCGGCCGAGCGGCGTGCGGTTCCTCTTCAACCAGTATCTCGTCGAGGATGGTGAGCGCCGCATCCTGATCGATGCCGGTCCAGCGGGCTCGATCGGGCAGACCGGCGAACTGCCGCAGGCGCTCAGCGCGCTCGGCCTGCAGCGCGACCAGATCGACGCGGTGATCGTGACGCATATGCACCAGGACCACATGGGCGGTCTGATCGTCGGGGGCAAGAACAACTACCCCAAGGCGGAACTCTACATCGATCGTCGTGACGTCACCCATTGGACCGACCCGGCCAAGCGTAGCGGCGCGCCCGATTATCTGCAGACCAGCTTCCACATGGCCGAGGAGGTCGTGCGCCTCTACCCGAAACTCCAGGCGATTGATGGAGAGCGTGAAATAGTGCGGGGCGTCTCCATTGTCGATCTTACCGGCCATACACCCGGCCATATCGGCGTGCGGGTCGAAGATGGCGGGCAGAGCCTGATCATGGTTTCTGATATGATCTTTCCCGTCGTGCATCCTGGGGCGACCGATGTGTTCTTCCTGTTCGAGCAGGACCCTGCAGCGGCCAAAGCGATGCGCGACCGCTTTTTTCCTCGCGCCGCTTCGGAGGGCGCGCTCATCGCCGCCACGCACATGCCCTTCCCGGGGCTCGGCCGTGTCGTCGCCGACCGCGGGCAGGTGCGCTGGCAGGTAGCGGACTGGGCCCTGCAGAACTGA